In one window of Longimicrobium sp. DNA:
- the pdeM gene encoding ligase-associated DNA damage response endonuclease PdeM: protein MGDVETEVAGERVLLLHERALFRPRTGELLVADPHWGKAAAFRAAGVPVPGGTTAEGLERLSRALERTGAARLTILGDLFHARTSRQPATLETVRAWRERHASLPVTLIRGNHDRHAGDPPGELRIDCCDQPCADPPFLLSHHPFESPAGYVLAGHLHPSVKLRGVGRQRERLPCFHFGARVGVLPAFGAFTGTADVEVAPGDRIYVVAGDRVIAVAG from the coding sequence GTGGGGGACGTGGAGACGGAGGTAGCCGGCGAGCGCGTGCTCCTCCTTCACGAGCGCGCGCTCTTCCGACCGCGCACCGGCGAGCTGCTGGTGGCCGATCCGCACTGGGGGAAGGCGGCGGCGTTCCGCGCGGCGGGCGTTCCCGTTCCCGGCGGGACCACGGCGGAGGGGCTGGAGCGACTCTCGCGCGCGCTGGAGCGCACGGGCGCCGCGCGGCTGACCATCCTGGGCGACCTCTTCCACGCCCGCACCTCGCGCCAGCCGGCGACGCTCGAGACGGTGCGCGCGTGGCGCGAACGGCACGCCTCGCTCCCGGTGACGCTGATCCGCGGCAACCACGACCGCCACGCCGGCGACCCCCCCGGCGAGCTGCGCATCGACTGCTGCGACCAGCCCTGCGCGGACCCGCCCTTCCTCCTCTCGCACCACCCGTTCGAGTCGCCCGCGGGGTACGTGCTCGCGGGGCATCTCCATCCCTCCGTCAAGCTGCGCGGGGTGGGACGGCAGCGGGAGCGGCTCCCCTGCTTCCACTTCGGCGCGCGTGTGGGCGTGCTTCCCGCCTTCGGCGCGTTCACCGGCACCGCCGACGTGGAAGTGGCCCCCGGCGACCGCATCTACGTGGTCGCCGGAGACCGGGTGATCGCCGTCGCGGGATGA